A single region of the Leptodactylus fuscus isolate aLepFus1 chromosome 5, aLepFus1.hap2, whole genome shotgun sequence genome encodes:
- the LOC142202504 gene encoding intercellular adhesion molecule 5-like isoform X1, which yields MKLHLHFVALSLVSSTVLALLPIPKLHFDEQIIEDDETVITCTLKYTELLEVNLEIKGNTTFRDCKQKTENQTNNEIQTIKTCKIDVTKEMDQMEFTCEAQFKTQSKPEKMYLQTEPTITDCPDKLFWVEGEENSFHCKATGYPTPTVTCKKDNVDYKEGQNYKTFRNMTGTYSCVARNFDADKKSVEVSVQYKPKVLEIKVNPPLRDEGDTVTLTCKADADPAPTYTWRTIQPSNVQFSPDNTTITIQGLKKSHLGKYMCTASNKHGSHSLEEELALAVKPKMSNIKVEPSMEVLEGDNITLSCEAKGSPPPTLSWVTPSLEVQRSPDNRTLKIWRLQKKHIGTYSCSAQNKHGKDSRTQIITLAVKPKVLSITVKPSTPVAENGNLTLTCVAEGVPQPTYSWHLPSSNVLFSPDSSTINILAVQKAHGGNYSCTAQNKHGRDTMTKRITVTGKGDKTETSITIILTMLMSTSLMFYLS from the exons ATGAAGCTCCATCTACACTTTGTTGCCCTCAGCCTGGTCTCCAGCACTGTGTTGG CTCTTCTACCTATTCCTAAATTGCATTTTGATGAACAAATTATTGAGGATGATGAAACAGTTATCACCTGTACATTGAAATATACAGAACTTCTGGAAGTGAACTTGGAGATAAAAGGGAATACAACTTTCCGAGATTGtaagcagaagacagaaaaccAGACCAACAATGAGATCCAAACCATCAAAACATGTAAAATCGATGTGACAAAGGAAATGGACCAGATGGAGTTCACATGTGAAGCTCAATTTAAAACCCAAAGCAAACCAGAGAAGATGTATTTACAAA CTGAACCTACCATTACAGACTGCCCTGATAAATTGTTTTGGGtagaaggagaagaaaacagTTTCCATTGTAAGGCCACAGGATATCCAACTCCCACTGTGACTTGTAAGAAGGACAACGTTGACTACAAGGAAGGACAGAATTACAAAACATTCAGAAATATGACCGGCACTTATTCTTGTGTAGCCAGAAACTTTGATGCTGACAAAAAGTCAGTAGAAGTCTCCGTACAGT acaagcctaaaGTATTAGAGATCAAAGTTAATCCTCCTTTGCGCGATGAAGGTGACACTGTGACACTGACCTGTAAGGCAGACGCTGATCCCGCTCCTACCTACACCTGGAGAACCATCCAGCCATCCAATGTCCAGTTTTCTCCGGACAACACAACTATTACAATCCAGGGCTTGAAAAAGAGTCACCTCGGAAAGTACATGTGCACGGCAAGTAACAAGCATGGAAGCCACAGTCTGGAGGAGGAGCTCGCCTTAGCAG TCAAACCGAAGATGTCAAACATAAAGGTGGAACCGTCCATGGAAGTTCTTGAAGGCGACAATATCACATTGTCGTGCGAAGCCAAAGGATCCCCACCTCCGACATTGAGCTGGGTAACACCAAGTCTTGAGGTCCAGCGCTCTCCAGATAACCGCACTCTCAAAATATGGAGACTACAGAAGAAACATATAGGAACTTACTCCTGTTCTGCTCAGAATAAGCATGGGAAAGACTCTCGGACCCAGATAATCACACTCGCAG TCAAGCCTAAAGTGTTAAGTATTACTGTAAAACCATCGACACCcgtggcagaaaacggaaacttgACCTTGACTTGTGTGGCAGAGGGTGTACCCCAACCAACCTACAGCTGGCACCTCCCGTCATCCAATGTGCTCTTCTCACCTGATAGCAGCACCATTAATATCCTGGCTGTCCAGAAAGCACATGGCGGAAATTATAGCTGTACTGCTCAAAATAAGCATGGGCGGGACACAATGACAAAGAGAATTACTGTGACAG
- the LOC142202504 gene encoding limbic system-associated membrane protein-like isoform X2, which produces MKLHLHFVALSLVSSTVLALLPIPKLHFDEQIIEDDETVITCTLKYTELLEVNLEIKGNTTFRDCKQKTENQTNNEIQTIKTCKIDVTKEMDQMEFTCEAQFKTQSKPEKMYLQTEPTITDCPDKLFWVEGEENSFHCKATGYPTPTVTCKKDNVDYKEGQNYKTFRNMTGTYSCVARNFDADKKSVEVSVQYKPKVLEIKVNPPLRDEGDTVTLTCKADADPAPTYTWRTIQPSNVQFSPDNTTITIQGLKKSHLGKYMCTASNKHGSHSLEEELALAVKPKMSNIKVEPSMEVLEGDNITLSCEAKGSPPPTLSWVTPSLEVQRSPDNRTLKIWRLQKKHIGTYSCSAQNKHGKDSRTQIITLAGKGDKTETSITIILTMLMSTSLMFYLS; this is translated from the exons ATGAAGCTCCATCTACACTTTGTTGCCCTCAGCCTGGTCTCCAGCACTGTGTTGG CTCTTCTACCTATTCCTAAATTGCATTTTGATGAACAAATTATTGAGGATGATGAAACAGTTATCACCTGTACATTGAAATATACAGAACTTCTGGAAGTGAACTTGGAGATAAAAGGGAATACAACTTTCCGAGATTGtaagcagaagacagaaaaccAGACCAACAATGAGATCCAAACCATCAAAACATGTAAAATCGATGTGACAAAGGAAATGGACCAGATGGAGTTCACATGTGAAGCTCAATTTAAAACCCAAAGCAAACCAGAGAAGATGTATTTACAAA CTGAACCTACCATTACAGACTGCCCTGATAAATTGTTTTGGGtagaaggagaagaaaacagTTTCCATTGTAAGGCCACAGGATATCCAACTCCCACTGTGACTTGTAAGAAGGACAACGTTGACTACAAGGAAGGACAGAATTACAAAACATTCAGAAATATGACCGGCACTTATTCTTGTGTAGCCAGAAACTTTGATGCTGACAAAAAGTCAGTAGAAGTCTCCGTACAGT acaagcctaaaGTATTAGAGATCAAAGTTAATCCTCCTTTGCGCGATGAAGGTGACACTGTGACACTGACCTGTAAGGCAGACGCTGATCCCGCTCCTACCTACACCTGGAGAACCATCCAGCCATCCAATGTCCAGTTTTCTCCGGACAACACAACTATTACAATCCAGGGCTTGAAAAAGAGTCACCTCGGAAAGTACATGTGCACGGCAAGTAACAAGCATGGAAGCCACAGTCTGGAGGAGGAGCTCGCCTTAGCAG TCAAACCGAAGATGTCAAACATAAAGGTGGAACCGTCCATGGAAGTTCTTGAAGGCGACAATATCACATTGTCGTGCGAAGCCAAAGGATCCCCACCTCCGACATTGAGCTGGGTAACACCAAGTCTTGAGGTCCAGCGCTCTCCAGATAACCGCACTCTCAAAATATGGAGACTACAGAAGAAACATATAGGAACTTACTCCTGTTCTGCTCAGAATAAGCATGGGAAAGACTCTCGGACCCAGATAATCACACTCGCAG
- the LOC142202504 gene encoding neurotrimin-like isoform X3: MKLHLHFVALSLVSSTVLALLPIPKLHFDEQIIEDDETVITCTLKYTELLEVNLEIKGNTTFRDCKQKTENQTNNEIQTIKTCKIDVTKEMDQMEFTCEAQFKTQSKPEKMYLQTEPTITDCPDKLFWVEGEENSFHCKATGYPTPTVTCKKDNVDYKEGQNYKTFRNMTGTYSCVARNFDADKKSVEVSVQYKPKVLEIKVNPPLRDEGDTVTLTCKADADPAPTYTWRTIQPSNVQFSPDNTTITIQGLKKSHLGKYMCTASNKHGSHSLEEELALAVKPKMSNIKVEPSMEVLEGDNITLSCEAKGSPPPTLSWVTPSLEVQRSPDNRTLKIWRLQKKHIGTYSCSAQNKHGKDSRTQIITLAGKGDRTETSITIILTMLMSTSLMFYLS; encoded by the exons ATGAAGCTCCATCTACACTTTGTTGCCCTCAGCCTGGTCTCCAGCACTGTGTTGG CTCTTCTACCTATTCCTAAATTGCATTTTGATGAACAAATTATTGAGGATGATGAAACAGTTATCACCTGTACATTGAAATATACAGAACTTCTGGAAGTGAACTTGGAGATAAAAGGGAATACAACTTTCCGAGATTGtaagcagaagacagaaaaccAGACCAACAATGAGATCCAAACCATCAAAACATGTAAAATCGATGTGACAAAGGAAATGGACCAGATGGAGTTCACATGTGAAGCTCAATTTAAAACCCAAAGCAAACCAGAGAAGATGTATTTACAAA CTGAACCTACCATTACAGACTGCCCTGATAAATTGTTTTGGGtagaaggagaagaaaacagTTTCCATTGTAAGGCCACAGGATATCCAACTCCCACTGTGACTTGTAAGAAGGACAACGTTGACTACAAGGAAGGACAGAATTACAAAACATTCAGAAATATGACCGGCACTTATTCTTGTGTAGCCAGAAACTTTGATGCTGACAAAAAGTCAGTAGAAGTCTCCGTACAGT acaagcctaaaGTATTAGAGATCAAAGTTAATCCTCCTTTGCGCGATGAAGGTGACACTGTGACACTGACCTGTAAGGCAGACGCTGATCCCGCTCCTACCTACACCTGGAGAACCATCCAGCCATCCAATGTCCAGTTTTCTCCGGACAACACAACTATTACAATCCAGGGCTTGAAAAAGAGTCACCTCGGAAAGTACATGTGCACGGCAAGTAACAAGCATGGAAGCCACAGTCTGGAGGAGGAGCTCGCCTTAGCAG TCAAACCGAAGATGTCAAACATAAAGGTGGAACCGTCCATGGAAGTTCTTGAAGGCGACAATATCACATTGTCGTGCGAAGCCAAAGGATCCCCACCTCCGACATTGAGCTGGGTAACACCAAGTCTTGAGGTCCAGCGCTCTCCAGATAACCGCACTCTCAAAATATGGAGACTACAGAAGAAACATATAGGAACTTACTCCTGTTCTGCTCAGAATAAGCATGGGAAAGACTCTCGGACCCAGATAATCACACTCGCAG